One Undibacter mobilis genomic region harbors:
- a CDS encoding UDP-N-acetylmuramoyl-L-alanyl-D-glutamate--2,6-diaminopimelate ligase — translation MTLGELLPETALAPGFAQIAVAGLTSDSRKVKQGFLFIAIAGNKADGGAYALKAVQAGAVAVAAEHKPDGLPPGAVFIQVANARRTLALAASKFFPRQPGVIAAVTGTSGKTSVAAFTREIWSALGEPAASIGTVGVVSPKGEVYGSLTTPDPVDLHRSLDELAGDGVTHLALEASSHGLDQYRLDGIRIAAGAYTNLSRDHLDYHPTLEAYLAAKLRLFTDLIAANGTAVINVDDEHAPQVVEAARQRGLKLMTIGRRGEGIRIADVAIDGFAQRVEFAHAGHIYNVKLPLVGAFQVYNAAVAAGLAIATGSAPAPVFAALEKLAGAKGRLELAGSYNGAPIFIDYSHKPDALAKALEALRPYASGHLVVVFGAGGDRDPGKRPLMGEVAQQKADRVIVTDDNPRSEEPAEIRAAILAAAPGATEIGDRGQAIRAGIAGLRPGDVLLVAGKGHETGQIVGAQVLPFSDHEAVATVLKDLGARVRS, via the coding sequence GTGACTTTGGGCGAGCTGTTGCCCGAGACGGCGCTTGCGCCGGGCTTTGCGCAGATCGCGGTGGCGGGCCTGACGTCCGACAGCCGCAAGGTGAAACAAGGTTTTCTCTTCATCGCCATCGCCGGCAACAAGGCCGATGGCGGCGCCTATGCGCTCAAGGCGGTGCAGGCGGGTGCGGTCGCGGTCGCGGCCGAGCACAAGCCGGACGGCCTGCCGCCGGGCGCGGTCTTCATTCAGGTTGCCAATGCCCGCCGTACGCTGGCGCTCGCGGCATCGAAATTCTTTCCGCGCCAGCCGGGCGTCATTGCCGCCGTCACCGGCACCAGCGGCAAGACGTCGGTTGCGGCCTTCACGCGCGAAATCTGGAGCGCGCTCGGTGAGCCCGCCGCCAGCATCGGCACGGTCGGCGTCGTATCGCCGAAAGGCGAAGTCTACGGCTCGCTGACCACGCCCGATCCGGTCGACCTGCATCGTTCGCTCGATGAACTGGCCGGCGATGGCGTCACCCATCTGGCGCTGGAGGCCTCGTCGCACGGCCTCGACCAGTATCGTCTTGACGGCATCCGCATCGCCGCCGGCGCCTACACCAATTTGTCGCGCGATCATCTCGACTATCATCCGACGCTGGAAGCCTATCTCGCCGCCAAGCTGCGTCTATTCACGGACCTCATTGCCGCGAACGGCACGGCGGTGATCAATGTCGATGACGAGCACGCGCCGCAGGTTGTCGAAGCGGCGCGCCAGCGCGGGCTGAAGCTGATGACCATCGGCAGGCGCGGCGAGGGCATTCGCATTGCCGACGTCGCCATCGACGGTTTCGCCCAGCGCGTCGAGTTCGCGCATGCCGGCCATATATATAATGTGAAGCTGCCGCTGGTCGGCGCCTTCCAGGTCTACAACGCCGCCGTGGCCGCCGGCCTCGCCATTGCCACCGGTTCGGCGCCGGCGCCTGTTTTCGCCGCGCTGGAAAAACTCGCTGGCGCCAAGGGCCGCCTCGAACTGGCCGGCAGTTACAACGGCGCGCCGATCTTCATCGATTACTCGCACAAGCCCGACGCGCTGGCCAAAGCGCTGGAGGCGTTGCGGCCTTATGCGAGCGGTCATCTGGTCGTCGTGTTCGGGGCCGGCGGCGACCGCGATCCCGGCAAGCGGCCGCTGATGGGCGAGGTCGCGCAGCAAAAGGCCGATCGCGTCATCGTCACCGACGACAATCCGCGCAGCGAAGAGCCGGCCGAGATCCGCGCCGCTATTCTGGCTGCCGCGCCCGGCGCCACCGAAATCGGCGACCGCGGTCAGGCGATCCGTGCCGGCATTGCCGGTCTGCGCCCAGGCGATGTGCTGCTGGTTGCCGGCAAGGGCCATGAAACCGGCCAGATTGTTGGCGCACAGGTGCTGCCATTCTCCGACCATGAGGCGGTCGCGACAGTGTTGAAGGATTTGGGGGCAAGAGTCCGATCATGA
- a CDS encoding UDP-N-acetylmuramoylalanyl-D-glutamyl-2,6-diaminopimelate--D-alanyl-D-alanine ligase, whose translation MTALWTLADMAKAMRADIVGAPDADIAGISIDTRTIEKGEAFFALTDVRDGHDFVEAALNAGASVAVVARNKRDRFAADARLLLVDDVLDGLRDLARASRARLNAKVIAVTGSVGKTGTKEALRLALSADGETHASVASYNNHWGVPLSLARCPADVKYAVFEIGMNHAGEITPLTKLVRPHVAIVTTVEPVHLEYFGSVEKIADAKAEIFLGLEPDGAAVINRDNSQYERLAAAATAAGVKNIVRFGEHESCEARLIRFVLRADTSCVHADILGHEAHYKLGAPGKHLVRNSLAVLAAVSLAGADLALAALALGKLRAPVGRGARIVLHPSGGSALLIDESYNANPASMAAAIALLGQAETGARGRRIAVLGDMLELGGDAENLHRALAAELAAAKVDLVFCSGPLMHSLFQALPSGRRGGYAGVAAELEPAVIDAIRPGDAVMVKGSFGSKMAPIVKALEKVYAGTPAAEADAGG comes from the coding sequence ATGACCGCGCTCTGGACACTTGCCGACATGGCGAAGGCCATGCGCGCCGATATCGTCGGCGCGCCGGACGCCGACATCGCCGGCATTTCCATCGACACCCGCACCATCGAGAAGGGTGAGGCCTTCTTCGCCTTAACCGATGTGCGCGACGGCCATGACTTCGTCGAGGCGGCGCTGAATGCCGGCGCTAGCGTCGCCGTGGTGGCGCGGAATAAGCGCGATCGCTTCGCCGCCGACGCGCGCCTGCTCCTGGTCGATGACGTGCTCGACGGTTTGCGCGATCTGGCCCGGGCCTCGCGCGCGCGCCTCAACGCCAAGGTCATCGCCGTCACCGGTTCGGTCGGCAAGACCGGCACCAAGGAGGCGCTGCGGCTCGCACTGTCAGCCGATGGCGAAACCCATGCCTCGGTTGCCTCCTATAACAATCACTGGGGCGTGCCGCTGTCGCTGGCGCGCTGCCCGGCCGATGTGAAATACGCCGTCTTCGAAATCGGCATGAACCATGCCGGCGAGATCACGCCGCTGACGAAGCTGGTGCGCCCGCATGTGGCCATCGTCACCACCGTCGAGCCGGTGCATCTGGAATATTTCGGTTCGGTCGAGAAGATCGCCGACGCCAAGGCCGAGATCTTTCTCGGCCTTGAGCCGGATGGCGCCGCGGTCATCAACCGCGACAATTCACAATATGAGCGCCTCGCCGCTGCGGCGACGGCGGCCGGCGTTAAGAACATCGTGCGTTTCGGCGAACATGAATCCTGCGAGGCCCGGCTCATCCGCTTCGTGCTGCGCGCCGACACCTCCTGCGTTCATGCCGATATTCTCGGCCACGAGGCGCATTACAAGCTCGGCGCGCCGGGCAAGCATCTCGTCAGGAACTCGCTGGCCGTGCTCGCCGCGGTGTCGCTCGCCGGCGCCGATCTGGCGCTCGCCGCGCTCGCGCTCGGCAAATTGCGCGCGCCGGTCGGTCGCGGCGCCCGCATCGTCCTGCATCCGTCCGGTGGCAGCGCGCTATTGATCGACGAAAGCTACAACGCCAATCCGGCCTCGATGGCGGCGGCGATCGCGCTGCTCGGCCAGGCCGAGACCGGCGCGCGCGGCCGGCGCATCGCGGTCCTGGGCGACATGCTCGAACTGGGCGGCGACGCCGAAAATCTGCACCGCGCGCTGGCCGCCGAACTCGCGGCTGCCAAGGTCGATCTGGTGTTTTGTTCTGGACCGCTGATGCATTCGCTGTTTCAGGCTCTTCCCTCCGGACGCCGGGGCGGCTATGCCGGAGTCGCGGCGGAACTGGAGCCGGCCGTCATCGACGCGATTCGCCCCGGCGACGCGGTGATGGTGAAAGGCTCCTTCGGTTCCAAAATGGCCCCCATCGTCAAAGCGTTAGAAAAAGTCTACGCGGGCACTCCGGCGGCCGAGGCGGATGCCGGAGGCTGA